The Mycolicibacterium hassiacum DSM 44199 genome includes a window with the following:
- a CDS encoding DJ-1/PfpI family protein: MLVAIPLFERFTALDAVGPYEVLQRVPSIDVVFVGHRRGEVRCDNGMLGMTVDKAFGELTRADVVVFPGGIGTRTLIGDEQVLDWVRMVHRHTRFTTSVCTGSLVLAAAGLLTGLTATTHWRAVELLESLGARYVPQRVVEHLPQRVLTAAGVSSGIDMALRLVELLAGRDAAEAAQLMIEYDPQPPFDAGAVAKAPEATRHLAEDYFRHRS, from the coding sequence ATGTTGGTGGCGATCCCGCTGTTCGAGCGGTTCACCGCGTTGGACGCGGTCGGCCCGTACGAGGTGCTGCAGCGGGTGCCGTCGATCGACGTGGTGTTCGTCGGGCACCGGCGCGGTGAGGTGCGTTGCGACAACGGGATGCTCGGGATGACCGTCGACAAGGCGTTCGGCGAGCTGACCCGTGCGGACGTGGTGGTGTTTCCCGGCGGCATCGGCACCCGGACGCTGATCGGTGACGAGCAGGTGCTCGACTGGGTGCGTATGGTGCACCGGCACACCCGGTTCACCACGTCGGTGTGCACCGGCAGCCTGGTGCTGGCCGCGGCGGGTCTGCTGACCGGGCTGACCGCGACCACGCACTGGCGGGCGGTGGAGCTGTTGGAGTCGCTGGGGGCGCGCTACGTGCCGCAGCGGGTCGTCGAACACCTGCCGCAGCGGGTGCTCACCGCCGCCGGGGTGTCCAGCGGGATCGACATGGCGCTGCGGCTGGTGGAGTTGCTGGCCGGCCGCGACGCCGCCGAGGCCGCGCAGCTGATGATCGAGTACGACCCGCAGCCCCCGTTCGACGCCGGAGCGGTCGCCAAGGCCCCCGAGGCGACTCGCCACCTGGCGGAGGACTACTTCCGCCACCGGTCCTGA
- the rpsF gene encoding 30S ribosomal protein S6, which translates to MRPYEIMVILDPTLDERTVKPSLDTFLNVIRQQGGTVDNIDIWGRRRLAYDIKKHSEGIYAVINVKAEPATVTELDRQLSLNESVLRTKVLRTDKH; encoded by the coding sequence ATGCGTCCATACGAAATCATGGTCATCCTCGACCCGACGCTCGATGAGCGCACGGTCAAGCCGTCGCTGGACACGTTCCTCAACGTGATCCGTCAGCAGGGCGGAACCGTCGACAACATCGACATCTGGGGTCGGCGCCGGCTGGCCTACGACATCAAGAAGCACTCCGAGGGCATCTACGCGGTCATCAACGTGAAGGCCGAGCCCGCGACCGTGACCGAGCTGGACCGCCAGCTCAGCCTGAACGAGTCGGTGCTCCGGACCAAGGTGCTGCGTACCGACAAGCACTGA